A portion of the Psilocybe cubensis strain MGC-MH-2018 chromosome 10, whole genome shotgun sequence genome contains these proteins:
- a CDS encoding Flavone synthase yields the protein MSDYPPFPHDDSFPVQELLVVDYKLLKEGDEEQANILWEAATKFGFWYLKNHEADDFVEPMFKMGRETLALPFEEKMKYWQGNKGGSCGYKAAGATYVDADGSTDISEFINVSKDDAMAYPSIAQRVYPPTVNEFMTGTIRPFIQTCVAENRVLLDVFNDKLGLPKGTLADLHDHTKRCLSESRCIKVPAAPKDTKIALGRHTDVGSISYLTNRLGGLQVQLPGNGGEWKYVKPIEGYFICNIGDSLHILSGGILKSCTHRVLPPPGAQAGYERWSLVYFARPANDVKLEALASQSSLIANATQNADEALFFSGLTAAQWFVRRQTRNRTDQGKDFETILAAGPKKIISAV from the exons ATGTCAGATTACCCACCTTTTCCTCATGATGATAGCTTTCCGGTTCAGGAGCTCCTTGTTGTAGATTACAAACTGTTGAAAGAGGGCGACGAGGAGCAGGCGAACATATTATGGGAAGCTGCCACGAAATTCGGTTTTTGGTA CTTGAAGAACCATGAGGCCGATGACTTTGTTGAGCCCATGTTCAAGATGGGTCGGGAAACCCTTGCGCTTCCCTTTGAGGAAAAAATGAAGTACTGGCAGGGTAACAAAGGCGGCTCGTGTGG GTACAAAGCAGCAGGGGCTACATACGTAGACGCAGATGGATCAACGGACATTTCAGAGTTTATCAACGTCTCGAAGGACGACGCCATGGCGTACCCAAGCATCGCTCAACGCGTCTATCCACCCACAGTGAATGAGTTTATGACGGGTACTATCCGACCATTCATACAAACCTGCGTGGCAGAGAACCGCGTTCTTCTAGATGTGTTTAACGATAAATTGGGCCTTCCGAAGGGTACCTTAGCTGATTTGCATGACCACACCAAACGCTGTCTCTCGGAAAGTAGATGTATAAAAGTTCCTGCCGCTCCGAAGGACACAAAAATAGCACTTGGTCGGCACACAGATGTGGGAAG CATTTCTTATCTTACGAATCGATTAGGTGGCTTGCAGGTTCAGCTCCCAGGTAACGGTGGTGAATGGAAATACGTCAAG CCAATTGAAGGATATTTTATCTGTAATATTGGAGACTCCCTCCATATCCTGAGTGGCGGAATTTTGAAATCTTGCACCCACCGCGTTCT GCCTCCTCCAGGTGCGCAAGCGGGCTATGAGCGGTGGTCTCTTGTGTACTTTGCAAGACCAGCAAACGATGTTAAGCTCGAGGCGTTAGCTAGCCAGAGCTCCCTCATTGCCAATGCCACGCAGAATGCTGATGAGGCCTTATTTTTTTCTGGATTAACGGCAGCTCAGTGGTTTGTGAGAAGGCAAACCAGAAATAGAACAGATCAGGGCAAG GATTTCGAAACTATACTCGCTGCAGGTCCCAAGAAAATAATCAGCGCTGTCTAG
- a CDS encoding Importin subunit beta-1: MNATELLANTLSPDANVRQDATQKMEAAAQDRYPEYMSMLSSVLSDENSALHVRNAAALALKNALTAREAARQTDLGNKWLSLTNDVKSKIKQDALITLGSSNAKAGTFASQVVSAIAAVELPAGHWPDLIEILLGFVNNQANANLRIATLQTIGFICEAIKPEILSLRSNEILTAVIHGARKEEPSPEVQLAAIHALYNSLEFVRENFDRDGERNYIMQVVCEATQNASVAVQVGAFECLVRIMSLYYDKMALYMEQALFGLTVVGMKHQDERVALQAIEFWSTVCEEEVELAIEAQEAQEYGDVPESESKFFAKIALPEIVPVLLHLLTQQEEEAEEDEWNVSMAAATCLALLAGAVQDTIVPAVIPFIEANIKAENWHQREAAIMTFGSILEGPDPNVLTPLVNQALPLLIDMMSDTNLHVKDTTAWTLGRICDLLITCIKPDIHLHPLISALVAGLQDSPRIVTNCCWALMNLADQYAVYYDDDGDVPQNGHLSPYYEGVVQALLRVTESAGNEANYRTAAYEAITSYLTQATPDAITVVQSTAVTILQRMEHLLSIQNQILGVDDRNNWNELQSNLCAVVICVIRKLNEGIQPLADRIMTLIIQLIQSAGKTSTVLEDAFLVVGALASALEANFSPYIQAFLTYLYPALKAHEDTQLCTVAVGIIGDISRALGEQSAQYAGPFMTVLLENLQSDILNRNVKISILSCFGDIALAIGPAFEPYFETTMGVLRQAGAVEPNPLDYDLVDYVGQLREGILEAYTGIVTGLKKSEKANLLVPHSPNMLELVHRCLSDEERSDSLVRLAYGLIGDLAECFSNGQLKQLFLSNWLASELRSRNRMPDETKKTMRWAREMVKIATQ, translated from the exons ATGAACGCAACTGAGCTCCTTGCCAATACCCTCTCTCCAG ACGCCAATGTCCGTCAGGATGCCACCCAGAAAATGGAGGCAGCTGCCCAGGATCGCTAT CCAGAGTACATGTCCATGCTCTCATCTGTCCTGAGTGACGAGAATTCCGCTCTTCATGTTCGTAACGCCGCCGCCCTGGCGCTCAAAAACGCTCTTACCGCTCGA GAGGCTGCCCGGCAAACCGACCTCGGCAACAAGTGGCTTTCTTTAACCAACGACGtaaaatcaaaaatcaagCAGGATGCCCTTATCACTCTTGGTTCAAGTAACGCAAAAGCCGGCACGTTCGCGTCCCAGGTGGTTTCAGCTATTGCTGCTGTTGAACTTCCAGCGGGGCACTGGCCTGATTTGATCGAGATCCTGCTCGGCTTCGTCAACAATCAGGCCAACGCCAACCTCAGAATCGCGACCCTTCAGACCATTGGATTTATCTGCGAGGCgatt AAACCTGAGATCCTGAGCTTGAGATCAAACGAGATCTTGACCGCAGTCATTCATGGTGCGCGAAAGGAAGAGCCTTCTCCGGAAGTCCAGCTCGCGGCTATTCACGCGCTGTACAACTCCCTCGAGTTTGTCCGCGAGAACTTTGACCGCGAT GGCGAGCGTAACTACATCATGCAGGTCGTGTGTGAGGCGACTCAAAACGCCTCTGTCGCCGTCCAGGTTGGCGCCTTTGAATGTCTTGTACGGATCATGAGTCTCTATTACGATAAGATGGCTCTTTATATGGAACAAGCATTGTTTGGG CTGACTGTCGTTGGCATGAAACATCAAGATGAGCGAGTAGCGCTTCAGGCCATCGAGTTCTGGTCGACGGTCTGCGAAGAGGAAGTGGAACTTGCTATCGAAGCTCAGGAG GCGCAAGAGTACGGCGATGTCCCTGAAAGCGAATCCAAATTCTTCGCCAAAATTGCTCTTCCTGAAATTGTTCCCGtcctccttcatctcctcACTcaacaagaggaagaagctgaagaagatgaatggAATGTCTCGATGGCTGCCGCAACTTGTCTTGCCCTCCTTGCCGGGGCCGTTCAGGATACCATTGTCCCAGCCGTTATTCCTTTCATTGAGGCCAACATCAAGGCCGAGAACTGGCACCAACGCGAAGCTGCTATCATGACTTTCGGCTCCATCTTGGAAGGACCCGACCCTAATGTCCTGACCCCTCTCGTCAACCAGGCCCTTCCTCTCCTCATTGACATGATGTCTGATACCAACCTCCACGTCAAGGACACCACTGCATGGACGCTGGGACGCATTTGCGATCTTTTGATCACTTGCATCAAGCCTGACATCCACCTTCACCCTCTTATCTCGGCTCTTGTTGCTGGTCTGCAGGATAGCCCTCGTATCGTAACCAATTGCTGCTGGGCGTTGATGAACCTTGCCGATCAGTATGCTGTTTATTATGATGATGACGGTGATGTTCCTCAGAATGGGCACTTGTCCCCCTACTATGAAGGTGTTGTCCAGGCATTGCTGCGGGTAACTGAAAG TGCCGGAAATGAGGCGAACTACCGTACTGCTGCTTATGAGGCTATCACCTCCTATCTCACGCAGGCCACCCCTGATGCTATCACCGTTGTGCAGAGCACTGCCGTTACAATTCTTCAGCGAATGGAGCATCTTCTCAGCATCCAG AACCAAATTCTTGGAGTAGATGACCGCAACAATTGGAACGAGCTCCAGAGCAACCTGTGTGCTGTTGTTATT TGCGTTATTCGCAAGTTGAACGAGGGCATTCAACCCCTGGCTGACCGTATTATGACCCTTATTATCCAACTTATCCAATCCGCAGGCAAGACTTCAACAGTCCTCGAGGATGCATTCTTGGTCGTTGGTGCACTAGCATCAG CCCTTGAAGCCAACTTCTCCCCGTACATCCAAGCATTCCTGACTTACCTTTACCCTGCCCTCAAGGCGCACGAGGACACACAGCTTTGTACTGTCGCTGTGGGCATCATCGGCGACATTTCACGCGCCCTTGGCGAGCAGAGCGCGCAGTATGCTGGTCCCTTCATGACGGTGCTCCTGGAGAACCTGCAAAGCGATATCCTCAACCGTAACGTCAAGATCTCGATTCTCTCATGCTTTGGTGATATCGCGCTTGCGATTGGCCCCGCGTTTGAGCCGTACTTCGAGACGACAATGGGTGTCCTGAGACAGGCGGGTGCTGTTGAGCCCAACCCT CTTGACTATGATCTTGTTGACTATGTCGGCCAGCTCCGTGAGGGCATCCTTGAGGCCTACACCGGTATCGTCACTGGCCTGAAGAAATCCGAGAAGG CTAACTTGCTCGTccctcattctccaaacaTGCTGGAACTTGTTCACCGTTGCCTCTCGGATGAGGAGCGCTCTGATTCTCTAGTGAGGTTGGCGTATGGTCTCATCGGTGATTTGGCCGAGTGCTTCTCAAACGGGCAGCTTAAGCAACTGTTCTTGTCGAATTGGCTTGCATCAGAACTGCGCTCTAGAAATCGTATGCCTGATGAAACCAAGAAGACGATGCGTTGGGCACGCGAG ATGGTAAAAATTGCTACTCAGTAa
- a CDS encoding U6 snRNA-associated Sm-like protein LSm7 codes for MADRGRGAARGGRGGPIKRTMGGPSSAVAQAADKPRREAILDLSKYVDERIRVKFTGGREVTGVLKGYDQLLNLVLDDVTEEMQLPEPHTRTLGLTVLRGPTITVLNPVDGSEEIANPFLAAEQ; via the exons ATGGCAGATCGG GGTCGTGGTGCAGCACGCGGCGGGCGAGGAGGCCCCATAAAGCGTACAATGGGTGGCCCATCATCGGCCGTGGCACAGGCAGCAGACAAGCCCCGTCGAGAGGCCATCCTCGATCTCTCAAAGTATGTCGATGAGCGCATCAGAGTAAAGTTCACTGGCGGTCGGGAGG TAACCGGTGTGCTTAAAGGTTATGATCAGCTCCTCAACCTGGTACTTGACGATGTTACAGAAGAGATGCAGC TCCCAGAGCCACATACTCGCACACTAGGCCTGACGGTTCTTCGTGGCCCAACAATAACAGTCCTCAATCCTGTCGATGGGTCGGAGGAAATCGCGAACCCCTTCTTGGCCGCAGAACAATGA
- a CDS encoding Terminal uridylyltransferase cid1 yields MAYTQTLSPQPLHQQYHPPSTASTPPMQRRQATKQRFVAELSQCLFDFVIQLLPTQEEMAVKEDVRKLLERLIRTIEPDSRLLSFGSTANGFSLRNSDMDLCCLIDSEERLSATDLVTMLGDLLERETKFHVKPLPHARIPIVKLSLDPSPGLPLGIACDIGFENRLALENTRLLMCYAMIDPTRVRTMVLFLKVWSKRRKINSPYKGTLSSYGYVLLVIYFLVHVKNPPVLPNLQQMPPLRPISKEDTHLNGHNIWFFDDIDLLRQRWHSENVDTVAELLIDFFRYYSRDFTYNTGVASIRAGLLKKESKGWQNELSASRYNDARERNRLCIEDPFEIDYNVARCVTKDGLYTIRGEFMRAARILASRPDRAIVALAELCEERKDEELVVAPPYHSRPPTLPPQTPYTVGSQTFRTKVAERFSPPAQFFEPGPRQVVQPVTLRPPPEHMAPKRGKWTSPPPPDASSADHTLFENQLGMGLQLATSSTEAREKDDPYNSSESNSEVFTDEGSDIAEDDIKSVRSYTEGTTSYIPGSMRRPSWHTHDTARAAPPVDAFSSPGLSSRSSSINRGRFSRPVEKFDSSPPIASFSPDFSSSSSRTDLSRRSFSARPLKGPVLSSNTPLAIATPLPPSPASPVDSRFSDSSNVFYQTTNTRSPRPTALYPNHGTHSSLLSHYQTQTGYVNQVPHDIFPSHLPPSLSSSMNPRASNTPGAGNRSSGGPDTPTPMSYTTLHKHSLSSTTVTALTPPPSTSKFTVHSNSHSSQHANSPLTPSHDGKFTQQHAEASLASNENDSNSKHHAIPSPSPGNGRPQHEGGSLSPMPSAARTSTSTSTGSSPSPSSSTGYSTSISRSPSPHSPPPPPTAVPPTVRKGDDEEHRQSPTASSFATSFSALTLGGDVGNVALETGHLMVGLNPAEEKES; encoded by the exons ATGGCCTACACACAGACCCTCAGTCCCCAGCCCCTACACCAGCAGTACCATCCTCCCAGTACCGCCTCCACACCCCCCATGCAACGCCGCCAGGCTACCAAGCAGAGATTCGTAGCAGAGCTATCCCAATGTCTCTTCGACTTCGTAATCCAGCTCCTTCCGACTCAGGAGGAAATGGCCGTCAAGGAGGATGTCCGCAAGCTGCTTGAGCGCCTCATCCGTACCATAGAACCCGACAGCCGGCTACTGTCGTTCGGGAGCACCGCCAATGGTTTCAGTCTACGGAATTCCG ACATGGATCTATGCTGTCTAATCGACTCTGAAGAGCGCCTCTCAGCGACCGATCTCGTAACCATGTTGGGCGACCTTTTGGAACGAG AAACAAAATTCCACGTCAAGCCCCTACCCCACGCCCGCATACCTATCGTCAAGCTATCCCTCGATCCATCGCCCGGACTTCCGTTGGGGATCGCCTGTGACATAGGCTTCGAAAATAGATTGGCGTTAGAGAATACACGCCTTCTCATGTGCTATGCCATGATTGACCCGACTCGTGTTCGGACAATGGTTCTCTTCC TTAAAGTTTGGAGCAAAAGAAG AAAAATCAACTCCCCCTATAAGGGCACTCTTTCATCTTACGGCTATGTTCTTTTAGTAATTTATTTCCTCGTCCATGTCAAAAATCCTCCGGTTCTACCTAATCTACAACAAATGCCACCATTACGTCCAATATCAAAG GAGGACACTCATCTTAACGGACATAATATATG GTTTTTCGATGACATCGATCTATTGCGCCAACGATGGCATTCCGAAAATGTTGACACTGTAGCTGAATT ATTAATAGACTTCTTCCGATATTATTCCCGAGATTTTACATACAACACAGGAGTTGCCTCAATACGCGCAGGATTGCTGAAAAAGGAATCCAAAGGCTGGCAGAATGAG CTTTCAGCAAGCCGGTATAACGATGCTAGAGAGCGGAATCGGCTCTGCATAGAG GATCCTTTCGAGATCGACTACAATGTTGCAAGATGTGTCACCAAGGACGGCCTATATACA ATACGTGGGGAATTTATGCGTGCAGCTCGCATCCTCGCCTCTCGCCCTGATCGGGCAATTGTCGCTCTGGCAGAACTCTgtgaagagagaaaagaCGAAGAACTCGTTGTCGCTCCCCCGTATCATTCAAGGCCTCCTACTCTGCCACCTCAAACTCCTTATACCGTTGGTAGCCAGACTTTCCGAACAAAGGTTGCCGAGCGATTCTCTCCGCCTGCTCAGTTCTTTGAGCCTGGGCCCCGTCAAGTTGTTCAGCCGGTTACCCTTCGCCCGCCGCCTGAACATATGGCACCGAAACGTGGCAAATGGACaagtcctcctcctcctgatGCATCCTCTGCCGATCATACCCTCTTCGAGAACCAACTGGGCATGGGACTCCAACTGGCGACCTCTTCGACAGAGGCTAGGGAGAAAGATGATCCTTACAATTCCTCCGAAAGTAACAGCGAGGTCTTCACTGATGAAGGATCGGATATTGCGGAAGACGATATCAAATCTGTTAGGTCGTACACAGAAGGCACTACCAGTTATATACCAGGTTCTATGCGCAGACCTTCATGGCATACCCATGACACCGCACGCGCAGCACCACCCGTCGACGCCTTCTCATCTCCTGGTTTATCATCCAGGTCATCATCTATCAATCGAGGCCGATTTTCTCGCCCTGTTGAAAAATTTGATTCGTCTCCGCCCATTGCTAGCTTCTCCCCTGACTTCAGTTCATCGTCATCTCGGACGGACTTGAGTCGACGGTCCTTTTCTGCCAGGCCTCTCAAAGGTCCAGTTTTATCTTCCAACACACCATTAGCTATCGCCACGCCTCTTCCACCGTCTCCAGCATCCCCTGTCGACTCACGATTTTCCGATTCATCCAATGTATTTTATCAAACGACCAACACGAGATCTCCACGGCCCACCGCTCTATACCCCAATCACGGAACCCATTCCTCTCTCCTGTCCCATTATCAGACTCAAACAGGATACGTTAATCAAGTCCCTCATGATATTTTCCCATCACATCTTCCACCTTCGTTATCATCATCTATGAACCCCCGTGCCAGTAATACGCCTGGCGCTGGAAACAGGTCCTCCGGCGGACCTGATACACCAACCCCGATGAGCTATACGACGTTGCACAAACACTCGCTGTCTAGTACGACTGTCACTGCCCTCACGCCTCCCCCGTCTACGTCCAAGTTTACTGTCCATTCGAATTCACATTCTTCCCAGCATGCCAATTCTCCGCTGACACCGTCGCATGACGGAAAGTTCACCCAACAGCATGCTGAAGCGAGTTTAGCGAGTAACGAAAACGACAGCAATAGCAAACATCATGCTATACCCAGTCCAAGCCCCGGTAATGGTAGGCCACAGCACGAGGGTGGATCGTTATCTCCAATGCCCTCTGCAGCGCGGACGTCTACGTCCACTTCTACAGGTAGCTCTCCATCACCGTCATCCTCTACCGGTTATTCTACATCTATATCACGCTCGCCGTCGCCACATTCcccgccaccaccgccaACAGCTGTACCGCCTACGGTGCGGAAAGGAGACGACGAAGAGCACCGCCAGTCGCCTACTGCGTCCTCGTTTGCGACTTCGTTTTCTGCCCTAACTCTCGGTGGAGATGTGGGGAATGTAGCGCTTGAAACGGGCCACCTCATGGTTGGGCTTAACCctgcagaagaaaaagaaagttaG
- a CDS encoding Stress response protein ish1: MRLSTILVATSLALSAQASWFSGSSSEDPAYSSWNSNELRAWLEVHNVPLPSHTPSHSELRDLVAENWNTASAWSYDQYASAQKSFSDLRENAFETWDDSRLREFLLRHGVVSAKGPREHLVLLAKQKYLAYNKAASSFASQAGASASTAVYGDTPHQMSKSISSVASQATAAAAQASHEVARQLDNTKDYIYSSWSDNELRTWLEKKGVIKTKSQLRREELLQKMHDAYASVADPVWEAWSDSYMHDWLLSHHIIKSDYEKNRDNLVKQMKKYYYNTSDSVYSTWTDSQLKQWLVQHGIMKSDAQASRDKMLQMVETNYLSAKDTFWSAWSDHSLRDWLVEHGYMRSDAQVKRDELIKLANDKYTDQVAKTASYLTWSDARLRAYLREQGVDDHMLPTTRPGLLQETRIRWIQTHTHAENMIAKIKEIVNSGIYKAEDILVHLYHLLSGGWEETKGKADSTKRSAENTYDHAKHQGAMGYENVKKSAQQGWEDTKDAVDDRWEETKNRADWAKDWTKESAEDVRQNVGEKVKVGGQKIKGEL; encoded by the exons ATGCGTCTCTCAACGATTTTAGTGGCTACAAGCCTTGCCCTTTCTGCTCAAGCATCCTGGTTTAGCGGCTCCTCTTCGGAGGACCCAGCCTACTCGTCCTGGAATTCCAATGAACTTCGCGCATGGCTGGAGGTTCACAATGTCCCACTTCCATCGCATACACCATCACATTCAGAACTCAGAGATCTCGTTGCTGAGAACTGGAACACAGCCTCTGCATGGTCATACGACCAATACGCATCGGCCCAAAAATCGTTTTCGGACTTGCGAGAAAACGCCTTCGAGACTTGGGACGATTCCAGATTGAGAGAATTTCTGCTTAGACATGGCGTGGTCTCAGCTAAAGGACCTCGTGAACACCTCGTTCTCCTCGCGAAACAAAAGTACTTGGCCTACAACAAAGCTGCAAGCTCGTTTGCTTCTCAAGCTGGTGCCAGTGCTAGCACAGCCGTTTATGGTGACACCCCGCATCAGATGTCGAAGAGTATCTCAAGCGTCGCATCTCAGGCtaccgctgctgctgcgcaGGCATCTCATGAAGTCGCACGTCAGCTCGACAACACCAAAGATTATATCTACTCCTCTTGGTCAGACAATGAATTGCGAACTTGGCTTGAGAAAAAGGGCGTCATCAAAACCAAGAGTCAGCTTCGCCGAGAAGAATTGCTGCAGAAAATGCACGACGCTTACGCTTCGGTTGCTGACCCTGTCTGGGAAGCATGGAGTGACTCTTACATG CACGATTGGCTTCTTTCCCATCACATCATCAAATCCGACTACGAAAAGAACAGAGACAATCTCGTCAAGCAGATGAAGAAGTATTATTACAACACTTCGGACTCGGTGTATTCCACCTGGACCGATTCCCAACTGAAACAATGGCTTGTTCAGCACGGTATCATGAAGAGTGATGCACAGGCTTCGCGAGATAAAATGCTTCAGATGGTCGA GACTAACTATCTCTCAGCCAAAGATACATTCTGGTCTGCGTGGTCAGATCACAGTCTTCGGGATTGGCTTGTCGAACACGGTTACATGCGCTCCGACGCCCAAGTCAAGCGCGATGAGCTTATAAAGTTGGCCAACGACAA ATATACAGACCAAGTTGCAAAGACCGCCTCTTATTTGACATGGTCTGATGCCCGCCTTCGTGCCTATCTTCGAGAGCAAGGAGTCGATGATCACATGCTGCCTACCACCCGTCCTGGACTCCTTC AGGAGACTCGAATCCGATGGATCCAAACCCATACTCATGCCGAGAATATGATCGCTAAAATCAAGGAAATTGTCAACTCTGGAATCTACAAAGCGGAAGATATCCTCGTCCATCTTTACCACTTGCTCAGCGGCGGATGGGAAGAAACCAAGGGCAAGGCGGATAGCACAAAGCGTTCTGCGGAGAACACTTACGATCATGCTAAACATCAAGGTGCAATGGGTTACGAAAATGTGAAGAAAAGTGCTCAGCAGGGATGGGAGGACACGAAGGACGCTGTTGATGATAGATGGGAAGAAACAAAGAACAGAGCTGACTGGGCGAAAGACTGGACAAAGGAAAGCGCCGAGGACGTGAGACAAAATGTCGGGGAGAAGGTGAAAGTTGGAGGGCAAAAGATTAAAGGAGAGCTATGA
- a CDS encoding PAN2-PAN3 deadenylation complex subunit PAN3, whose product MAFFSRPQSTAVRIARPNSEEETPTKQPSPRKDSVQRQCRNIVIHGSCKFQDKGCIYYHPPVCLPTSPAPRIETPSVAALTPQAVNAPVFVPNSPLAISEDYLNNGNGNGHGHDTHLEGYQDTQIDSNQQSEYDNYDYSVDQTANAMQGMDFSDGAYYDDGQREFHAPNPYSDNMMETSYYTTGPVFLRQPLNYLLYTPSMPKELIRDSTNNLFVPPSTDLRQILQERSETIRQVAPMGLNLPEELQGYHTLVPLEPVLPNLERKKFGNWLSMVYRAIRTSDGIPHALRRIENFRLTHQAAFAPIEKWSNIQHPSIVPVREAFTTRSFNDNSLVVSYAYYPNAKTLYDAHMKPKPPPTYQQTVYYGRHQQLHQLQQAQQTIPERTLWSYIIQLASAIKKVHSSDLAVRMIDVTKVLVTGQNRVRISSCGIFDVLAYGTPQQDVAIYQQEDLNKLGRLIFALCTNNLAASSQANLQKSMETMKKFYSVELQTVALSLIGKAPKTIDKLLEMIRGATDRLEHELLGELENARLFRLMCKFGFINERPEFARDARWSETGDRYIIKLFRDYVFHQVDEHGNPVLDLSHVLTCLNKLDAGTDEQIMLVARDEQSCLVVSYKEIKSCVASAFDDLVRATTTGQSGKEVKVI is encoded by the exons ATGGCGTTCTTTTCTAGGCCACAATCTACAGCGGTTAGAATCGCGAGACCCAATTCGGAGGAAGAGACCCCAACGAAACAACCAAGCCCACGCAAAG ATTCTGTACAAAGGCAATGCCGAAACATAGTTATTCACGG GTCTTGCAAGTTTCAGGATAAAGGCTGCATATATTACCACCCACCGGTATGTCT ACCCACCTCCCCGGCACCACGCATCGAAACCCCTAGCGTAGCTGCTCTCACACCACAGGCCGTAAACGCACCCGTATTCGTCCCAAA CTCTCCTCTTGCTATTTCTGAGGACTACCTTAACAACGGAAACGGGAATGGTCATGGCCATGACACTCATCTAGAAGGGTATCAAGACACTCAGATTGATTCTAATCAACAATCTGAGTATGACAATTATGATTACTCTGTGGATCAAACGGCAAATGCAATGCAGGGCATGGATTTT TCCGATGGAGCTTACTATGATGACGGACAGAGGGAATTCCACGCACCTAATCCATATTCAGATAATATGATGGAGACGTCATATTACACTACTGGTCCTGTCTTTTTACGCCAACCT CTCAACTATCTTCTATACACGCCCTCCATGCCCAAAGAACTTATCAGAGATTCAACGAACAACCTATTTGTCCCGCCTTCTACTGATTTACGACAAATTCTTCAAGAACGCAGCGAAACTATACGACAAGTCGCTCCTATGGGTCTGAATCTCCCAGAAGAATTGCAGGGCTACCATACACTCGTCCCATTGGAACCGGTACTCCCTAATCTTGAGCGCAAGAAGTTTGGAAATTGGCTCTCAATGGTGTACAGAGCTATTCGGACATCTGATGGGATCCCACATGCGTTGCGTAGGATTGAGA ATTTTCGTCTTACTCACCAGGCTGCATTTGCACCGATCGAGAAGTGGTCAAATATCCAACACCCAAGCATCGTCCCTGTGCGCGAGGCGTTCACGACGAGGTCTTTCAACGATAACT CTCTCGTTGTGTCATATGCATATTACCCGAATGCGAAAACTCTTTACGACGCACATATGAAGCCGAAGCCACCACCTACATATCAGCAGACTGTCTATTACGGTCGTCATCAACAACTTCATCAGCTCCAACAAGCCCAGCAGACTATACCAGAGCGCACGTTGTGGTCATATATCATTCAACTAGCATCTGCCATCAAGAAAGTGCATTCGTCGGATCTTGCTGTAAGGATGATAGATGTGACAAAGGTTTTGGTAACTGGACAAAATCG CGTCAGGATCAGTTCCTGTGGTATTTTTGACGTTCTCGCGTACGGTACTCCACAACAAGATGTGGCTATTTACCAACAAGAAGATTTGAACAAGCTAGGGCGGTTAATCTTTGCGCTTTGCACGAACAACCTGGCTGCTTCCAGTCAAGCAAACCTTCAAAAGAGCATGGAGACGATGAAAAAGTTCTACAGTGTGGAGCTTCAGACCGTCGCTTTGTCCTTAATTGGTAAGGCGCCAAAG ACTATCGACAAATTGCTTGAAATGATTCGAGG GGCCACTGATCGATTGGAACACGAACTTCTTGGCGAGCTGGAGAACGCGCGTCTGTTCAGATTGATGTGCAAGTTTGGATTTATCAACGAAAGACCCGAGTTCGCTCGTGATGCTCGTTGGTCAGAGACGGGAGATCGATACATCATCAAGCTGTTCCGCGATTATGTGTTCCATCAAGTAGATGAGCATGGCAATCCGGTGTTGGACCTTTCGCATGTGTTGACATGTCTGAACAAG CTTGACGCTGGCACTGATGAGCAAATCATGCTTGTTGCGCGTGATGAGCAAAGCTGCCTTGTCGTTAGCTACAAGGAGATCAAGTCATGTGTTGCCAGCGCATTTGA TGACCTGGTACGCGCAACGACCACGGGCCAGAGTGGTAAGGAGGTTAAAGTTATTTGA